The DNA segment AAGTCGTTTATCCTTACCAGAAGTTCAACAGAGAATTCAACATCTAGAAGCATccatttcattttgaatgtaacttaaaattcaaaataaaaaaatgaaacgcaTCATGTAAACTTCGCTGACAGGAACTGTCAAACAACTTAACCTAAAAATGTGGACATAACAAACAGTGTACTCGCACTTGAAATACTCCTCaaatgacaaatatttgaatccaAAATAATGGTTTTAATATTCAGAACGTTGTTTGCTGTAAAAGAGCTTAAGAAGCCGCGTAGTTATCTCCGAAGTAAATTCATCGATTCTGTCAGACTTCACGTAAAAGGAGGTACAGGAGGGACTGGTCTGCCTAAGTTTGGAGGCCTCGGAGGTCAAGGAGGCTGTGTTTATTGCATCGGTAAGGAAGATGCCAATCTCAGAAACATAATGGGTAAATATCGTGGCAAAACCGTCACCGCTGGGCATGGAGAAGACAGTAGAAAGTCAAAAATAGTCGGTAATCCAGGCGCCGACGTTAAACTTGAAGTTCCCTTAGGCATAACTGTGTACAGAGAAGATGGAAAAGTTCTAGGTTCAATCGACAAGGAAGATGAGACGGTGATCATAGCTAGAGGGGGCCCTGGAGGCACTCCAGAAACTAATTTTCTGGGTCATTTCGGACAAATACATCACATTAGATTAGATCTGAAACTGATCGCTGATATTGGGCTTGTGGGCTTCCCCAATGCTGGTAAAAGTTCATTATTAAAAGCTATATCAAGAGCTAAACCAAAAATAGCCAACTATCCCTTCACCACCATAAAGCCTAACAaaggaattatattttatgaggaCCTCCGCCAAATATCTATTGCTGATCTGCCTGGACTCATAGAGGGTGCACATGTGAATGTTGGCCTAGGACAcagttttttaaaacatgtagAGAGAACTAAGTTGTTACTATTCATAGCAGATGTGCAGGGATTCCAACTCAACCCTAAGTATCCAATAAGGTCTTGtttagaaacaatattattactaaataaagAATTAGAATTGTATGATGAAGAATTGTTACAAAAACCTGCAGTGCTAGCTGTTAACAAGATGGACCTGCCAGGATCGGATGAGAtcctgaaaaatatta comes from the Trichoplusia ni isolate ovarian cell line Hi5 chromosome 22, tn1, whole genome shotgun sequence genome and includes:
- the LOC113504435 gene encoding GTP-binding protein 10 homolog, which gives rise to MVLIFRTLFAVKELKKPRSYLRSKFIDSVRLHVKGGTGGTGLPKFGGLGGQGGCVYCIGKEDANLRNIMGKYRGKTVTAGHGEDSRKSKIVGNPGADVKLEVPLGITVYREDGKVLGSIDKEDETVIIARGGPGGTPETNFLGHFGQIHHIRLDLKLIADIGLVGFPNAGKSSLLKAISRAKPKIANYPFTTIKPNKGIIFYEDLRQISIADLPGLIEGAHVNVGLGHSFLKHVERTKLLLFIADVQGFQLNPKYPIRSCLETILLLNKELELYDEELLQKPAVLAVNKMDLPGSDEILKNIKEAYRNEKTILQNVPEEMRPNKLISFDDIIGISALKRGESIKELKNILRKRLDDYADENDPNIVHPNKLLRQTRAIIRESGSKVT